A window of Thermosynechococcus sp. NK55a contains these coding sequences:
- a CDS encoding adenine phosphoribosyltransferase has translation MDLKSLIRDVPDFPKPGILFRDLTTLLQNQAGLRYVIDQLVEKHANAGIDYVAGIESRGFIFGAPLAYHLGAGFIPLRKPGKLCAPVYAVEYELEYGRDRLEMHQDAIEPGRRVLIVDDLIATGGTAAAAAGLIQKAQGELHGFAFIVELTDLEGRQKLPDVPITTLVTY, from the coding sequence ATGGATCTCAAATCCCTGATTCGCGATGTTCCAGACTTCCCTAAGCCCGGCATTCTGTTTCGGGATTTAACAACACTACTGCAAAATCAGGCGGGGCTGCGCTACGTCATTGATCAACTGGTGGAAAAACACGCCAATGCTGGCATTGACTATGTGGCTGGCATTGAGTCCCGCGGCTTTATTTTCGGCGCCCCTTTGGCCTACCACCTGGGAGCAGGCTTCATCCCTCTGCGCAAACCCGGTAAGCTCTGTGCTCCTGTCTATGCGGTGGAGTATGAACTTGAATACGGGCGCGATCGCTTGGAAATGCACCAGGATGCTATCGAACCGGGGCGGCGAGTGCTAATTGTCGATGACTTGATTGCCACAGGGGGCACAGCGGCAGCGGCGGCGGGCCTGATTCAGAAAGCGCAAGGCGAACTCCATGGCTTTGCCTTTATTGTGGAGCTGACGGACTTAGAGGGACGGCAAAAGCTTCCCGACGTGCCAATTACCACCCTTGTGACTTACTAA
- a CDS encoding NCS2 family permease, translated as MQQAHSSLCTEALAALTTFLTMAYILPVNAQILSNAIFLEQPQDLQVELLIATAISAAVGSILMGIWANYPIALAPGMGINAFFAFAVVGQMGLPWPVALSAVLLEGIVFVLLTLTGVRSLIVSMIPLSLKVAIAAGVGLFIAYIGLGNAGIIIADAATKTKLTTFHTWPPILAALGILLTAFLCAKEVRGAIFWGVMITALAAWLVGAAPWPTGFLQWPQWPSHLFGQALVGFRQLQPQQVGSFLLVTLVLLFTDIFDTVGTLSAVGVQAGFLNPQGHFPRALGAFMADAVGTIVGALFGTSTVVTYIESAAGIAVGGRTGLTALMVGGLFLLSLLFLPITTAIPSFATAPALVLVGVFMARSLSEIPWSDLTEAIPAFLVVLVMPLSYSISEGLGVGFISYPIVKLAAGKGREVHPALWGLAVIFVAHYFWR; from the coding sequence CTGTACCGAGGCACTGGCGGCGCTAACCACATTTCTAACGATGGCCTACATTTTGCCCGTCAATGCGCAAATTCTTTCCAATGCAATTTTTCTTGAGCAACCACAGGATTTGCAGGTGGAGTTGCTGATTGCAACGGCAATATCTGCGGCAGTGGGCAGTATCCTCATGGGGATTTGGGCGAATTATCCGATTGCCTTAGCTCCTGGCATGGGCATCAATGCCTTTTTTGCTTTTGCAGTGGTGGGGCAGATGGGGTTGCCTTGGCCAGTGGCGTTGAGTGCTGTACTCCTCGAGGGCATTGTGTTTGTGCTACTGACCCTCACGGGGGTGCGATCGCTGATTGTGAGTATGATTCCTCTGTCTCTGAAGGTGGCGATCGCTGCCGGGGTGGGGCTATTTATCGCCTACATTGGCCTTGGCAATGCTGGAATTATCATCGCTGATGCGGCTACGAAAACAAAACTCACCACTTTTCACACATGGCCACCCATCCTCGCTGCCCTTGGGATTCTTTTGACGGCCTTTCTCTGTGCCAAGGAGGTGCGGGGGGCAATTTTTTGGGGGGTGATGATCACTGCCTTAGCTGCATGGCTAGTGGGGGCTGCCCCTTGGCCAACGGGTTTCCTCCAATGGCCACAATGGCCCTCCCATCTCTTTGGTCAAGCCTTGGTGGGCTTTCGACAATTGCAACCGCAGCAGGTGGGGTCTTTTCTCTTAGTGACGCTGGTTCTGCTTTTTACCGATATATTCGACACCGTAGGCACCCTTTCAGCGGTGGGGGTACAGGCAGGGTTTCTCAATCCGCAAGGGCATTTTCCCCGCGCCTTGGGAGCCTTTATGGCGGATGCAGTAGGAACAATTGTTGGCGCCCTCTTTGGCACCTCCACCGTGGTCACCTATATTGAATCGGCAGCGGGCATTGCTGTGGGTGGACGGACAGGGCTGACGGCACTGATGGTGGGGGGGTTGTTCTTGCTCTCACTACTGTTTTTGCCGATTACGACGGCTATTCCCAGTTTTGCCACGGCACCGGCGTTGGTACTGGTGGGTGTTTTTATGGCGCGATCGCTCTCAGAGATTCCTTGGTCTGATCTGACGGAGGCGATCCCCGCTTTTTTGGTGGTGTTAGTGATGCCCTTGAGCTACTCCATCAGTGAGGGGCTAGGGGTGGGATTTATTAGCTATCCAATCGTCAAATTAGCTGCAGGGAAAGGCAGAGAAGTGCACCCCGCCCTCTGGGGATTGGCGGTTATCTTTGTTGCCCACTACTTTTGGCGTTAG